AAAACTTTCAATTGATACCTACCCTTACTGCCCTCGAAAATGTAATGGTGCCTTTAGAACTAAGAAAAGAGAAGAATGCAAGAAAAAAAGCGTTGCAGCTTTTAGAAAAAGTAGGGCTGGCAAGTCGACACCACCACTATGCTTCCCAGTTGTCAGGCGGAGAACAACAGCGTGTGTCACTGGCAAGGGCATTTTCTAATCACCCGAAAATTTTGTTTGCTGATGAGCCCACCGGAAATCTGGACGAAGAAACCAGTCAGAAAGTAGAAAAACTCTTATTTGACCTCAACAAAGAAACAGGAACAACCCTTGTATTGGTTACCCATGATCTGGAGCTTGCTCAAAAAACTCAACGCATTATTCAGCTTAAAGGAGGTGAAGTCATCAGTGATCAGTCAGTTGTTTAAACATTGGCAAAACTTAAAATTAGTACCCTGTTCAAAATAAGCGTCTGTAATGGGGTTATGGCTATGTTCATTTTTTATGCCTTGCCTGACTGCACCATTTTTCCACATTCTACCCCCAATTCAAACGTTAACAGAGCACTGGTTTTTAGCCAACAATTATGGTACAGGATCATCGTTTAACAATAGGGGGTGTAGTAGGGCACAACCGTCATGATGAGTAAAGTCAATAAATGGTTTTCATGATAAAAAATCAATAATGAAATATTTTTTTACCATACTACTGGCGCATACGTTGTTTGGTGCTAAAGGGCAGGCACACGACCCTGAAATGCAAAAAAACGCAGTCATACTCAATTCCAGAATGACTCCTTCCAGTTTGGTGCGTACCCGTACCAAGCAAAAAGAAGCGCTCAAAGGAAACCCTTTTTTGTTTCAAGAAAGCAAAAAAGGAATAGTTAAAATAAAGCACCATTACAACAAAGAATATGCATTTGCCAACATGCGCTATGATGCATTTAACCATGAGATAGAAGTGGTACTTGAAAATAAAAAGCGTTATATCCGGGGGACAGACCTAAACGGGTTTGCCCTTTATCATGAAGGAAAAAGGCTTTTATTTATCAATGCAAATCATTATTCTTTTAAAAATACCAAGTTGCAGGGCTTTGTTCAATTGATAGAAGATGGAGGAGTACAATTGGTAAAAAGGGTGAAAATAGACATTCTAAAATCAAACTACAATGTAGCACTCAATGTTGGGAATAACTTTGATAAATTTATCCGAAAAACAACGTATTTTTATGCCCATAAAGGTGTTTTGTATCAAGTAAAAAGCAAGAAAGACTTGTATCGTTTTTTTTCAAAGCGTAATTTTAACGCAAAGACGGTGATGAAACAGCATAAAATAAAGTTTAGAAAGCAAAAAGAGCAGACGTTCCAATTATTGGCGCGTACTTATAATGCACAGGTAGCTAATAAATAAAAGCTTTGTCATAACTTATTATACTAAACAAACATTTTGCTTCTTTGTAAAGCATGTTATCCAGAATAATTTTTTTACAAGAACGAATAGGGTATCAAAACCAACCCTTTTATATTATCAAGCTCAAAACAATGCGCGATTTGCGGGATGAACAAGGCAACTTATTACCCGACAAACAAAGAGTCACCACCATTGGCAAATTTTTGAGAAAAACATCCCTGGATGAGCTCCCTCAATTGATTAATATACTAAAAGGCGATATGCGTTTGGTAGGACCGCGTCCGTTATTGCCCGAATACTTACCCTTATATACTCCCCAACAACTCAAGCGTCATAGTGTAAAACCTGGTATTACCGGATGGGCACAAGTAAACGGGAGAAACTCGCTTACCTGGCAGCAAAAATTTGAGCTTGATTTGTGGTATGTAGAGAATCGCTCTTTTAGGTTAGACTTAAAAATACTTTGGCTGACCTTTTTGAATATATTCAGAAAAAGGGATGGCGATGAACTTGCCGAAAAGTTTAATGGCAAAAATTAACCTGTCATAAGTTTTGTCTATTTTGGGCAAAATTATGAAATCAAAACGTATATATTTATCCCCCCCCGATCTCAAAGGGCAAGAATTGGAGCATCTACAAGCCGCATTGCAGAGCAACTGGATTGCCCCTATTGGACCTCATCTCGATAAATTTGAGGAACTGTTAAGCCGATACCTTGATGATTTGCCCGTAGTTGCCCTTAACTCAGGTACAGCAGCTATTCATTTGGCGCTGCGATTATTAGGAGTAACCGAAAAAGATGAGGTGATATGCCCTACTTTTACTTTTGTGGCTACTACCAATCCGGTAATGTATCAAAAAGCGACCCCGGTATTGATTGATAGCGAGCTTGATACCTGGAATATGTGCCCAGTACAGCTGGAGAGAGCCATTGAAGATAGGCTCAAACAAGGCAAGCCAAAACCCAAGGCCATTATTATTGTGCACCTTTATGGGCAACCCGCCCAACTTACCCAATTGTTGGCTATAGCACAAAAGTATGAAATACCAGTAATAGAAGATGCCGCTGAAGCATTGGGGAGTTGTTACAATGGGCAAAAGGCGGGTACTTGGGGTCATCTTGGGGTCATTTCTTTTAATGGAAACAAAATTGTGACCACTTCGGCAGGCGGAGCATTGGTTACCAGGCATGTATCTGAAGCTAAAAAAGCACTGTTTTGGGCTACCCAGTCAAAAGACAAAGCGCCTTATTACCAACATTCCGAAGTGGGTTATAATTATCGTTTAAGCAACCTACTGGCAGCTATAGGGGTAGGACAAATGCAACAACTAGAAGAAAAAGTAGCCCACCGACGACGCGTATTTGATTATTATCAACAAAATTTACCTGCCGATGTATTGAGTTTTCAACCTGAGCTTTCTGGTACTTTCTCAAATCGTTGGCTCACTTGCATTGTATTAAATCAGCAAAAAACTTCTGTAACCCCACTGCAGTTGCAAAAAGCTTTAGAGGTTGAAAACATAGAGTCCCGCCCACTTTGGAAACCTATGCATTTGCAACCTCTGCTCCGACAGTGCCCCTATTATGGTCATACTGTTGCTGAGGGTTTATTCCAGCAAGGGTTATGCTTGCCATCAGGTGCTAGTCTTCAGGTGGCAGATTTGGACAGAATTGTACAGGTAATAAAAAGAGTGCTCTCAGTTTAAATAACAATACCCTTGTGTGCATTGATTATAAAAATATGAAATTTATATTAATTATATTACATCATTAAAGGTCACGTGATTTTTTTGAGTGTATTGGCATTATTAAAAAAAATAATGCTTAAAATCATATTTTATAGGCTAAAAATGTCAAGTAAAGATGTTTGTATGGTGGTAAGTATTTGATGTGATATTAAATTTTGTTTGAAAAGTTTTTTTGCATCTTTTATAAGGCAGTTTTTTGATTTATAAGTCTTTGTATACTTTTATTTTTTAATATTTTCCTTTATTAATCTCCTCTTTTTTTTGATATAATATACTGACTGTTAAGTTTTTATACTAAAGTTTTTTTGTGACTATTAGTTAGTAAAAAAATGTCTGAAGTTTACTTGTGTTGTGCAATAAGGTAGACTTGTGTTTACTTTTTGTATACTACGAATATTTGTTTTGGTTAATTTTTAATGATAATGTTACATCAGAAAATAGCTATTTCTATTATTCAAACAATCAACCCAAATTATATTATTACTAATCATTTTAAATTTATGCTAAAGCTAAAACATCTGTTCGTTACACTAATCATTTTTACTCTTTTTACTGCTTGTAATAACAATCAAGAAGAAGTAAAACCAAACAATGAAACAACTGTAGAGCAAACTGACATATCAAAGCTCAAAGCAGGAGATATAATACCTGGAATGTATGTAGTAACCTACAACAGCCAAAATGCCCGCTTGAACTTGGCAGGCAAGAATTTCAGGGCAAGAAAATCTACGGTAAGAAACTATACCAGTAGACTCTTGAAGGAAGATTTTAAAGTACCTACCAAAAACATATACAAAGCGTACGGTACGGCTATTCAGGGATTTTCGGCAAAACTTACTGAGAAGCAAGTAGCTGCTTTGAAAAAAGACCCACGTATTGCTGCAATAGAGCCAGATCGTATTTTGTCTATTAACTACAAAAAAGAGAAGAAGTATTTCAAAGCCTTTGCTCAAAGTACTCCTTGGGGTATCAATCGTGTAGGTAGTGCCAGTGGAGCAGGCAAAACTGCTTGGGTAATAGATACTGGGGTAGATTTAGACCATCCTGACTTGAACGTAGATGTAAACCGAAGTGTATCGTTTGCTGGACTCTACTTCTGGATATGGAGAATTGGTGATGATACTGACCCGAACGATGGCAATGGTCATGGTACTCACGTAGCTGGAACAATTGCAGCTAAAAATGATGGCAATGGAGTAGTAGGTGTAGCGTATGGTGCTACAGTAGTAGGCGTAAAAGTGCTAGGTTCTGGTGGAAGTGGTTCTACCTCTGATATCGTAGATGGTATTGATTATGTAGCAGCCAATGCTTCTCCAGGCGATGTGGCTAACCTGAGCTTAGGTGGAGGTGTTTCTACTGCACTTGACAATGCTGTAATAAACTTAGGTAACACTGGTGTATTGGTTGCTTTGGCGGCTGGTAACGAAAACCAAAATGCTAACAATGTATCTCCTGCTCGTACCAACCACCCCAACGTAGTAACGGTATCAGCAATGGATAGCAATGATAATTTTGCTTCATTTTCTAATTATGGCAATGCGGTAGATTATTGCGCCCCAGGTGTAAGCGTAAACTCTACCTGGAACAACGGAGGATATAGATCAATCAGTGGTACCTCTATGGCTAGTCCTCATGTAGCTGGTTTGTTACTATTAAAAGGTAATACTAACCTAAGCACTGATGGCACCGTAAATGGTGACCCAGATGGAAATGCTGATCCAATAGCAGTAAAATAAATAGTTGAATAATACTTGTATGTTAAAAGCGTGTTCTTATTTAGGACGCGCTTTTTTTATGTACAAAAGGGAAAGTTATTTTTCAGAAAAGGGCAAAAAAAAGTGAGCTGGAGCAATGCGTCCAGCACACTTTGGATTACGAACTATGATGTAACTGAAAGTTTAACTGTTACAGTCATTTTTTTGAATGACTTTAGCAGGCATTCCAGTTAAACTAATATTTATAAACTCACAAACTATTTCTATACTAAATAGCAGTACACCTCTTATTAGTTATTACTTTGTTTGACAATTTACTAGGAGCTTCTTTTTTTAAAAAAGAATAAGCAGGTGAACTACATCGGGAATACGAATATACGTTATGAAGCTTTGTAGTAAATCTAAAAGTAAACGGTGTTTGTAAGTATGTTATTAATGCTAATGCTTAATGCCATATCTTACTTTCTATGGTTACAAAGTAAAGGTAATATAGGTATTATTCCTAATTTAGTTAATAAGATTAACTAAATAGCTTGAGAAATTTTACCTTTTAATAATAATTTATCTGATAATTTTTATTGAGAGATTGTAAATATTACAAAGGTATATTTACGTGCGTAAATCTTACAAAAAGTTTGAAAATAGCATTTTAGTCTGATGCTTGAAATACATGCGTAAAGGGGAAGTTTGTACAACGTACTAAGATTTTTTTTCAGTCATATAGGTGTTTTACCTATGCGTATGGTGTAAATGTTTGATTTTAAGTGTCTTATGTGTAGGTTTTTTGCTTGGTGAAATGAAAGAATGAGATTGTTAATGGAATAGCTTACTTTTTTAAGGAGTAAGTTTTGATCTTTTTTGCTACTTTATTTACACAAAGCATTTTATTATGGGTAGAAATTTACTTAGTTTGATCTTGATTTTTTTAAGACAATTTGAAAAAGTTTCGCGTATTATGCTAAAAGTATTACATAGTATGATATTGTATAAATAAAAAAACGAGACCTTTTGAAAGACCTCGTTTTTGATGCAGTTTATTAAACTTTTTTGCTTATTGATTTCTCATTTTGATAGAGCAACCTATAGCGCGTGTATAGTTTTTAGAAGGCTTTTTACCTTTGAGTAAGTTAGCAATGGCTGTTTCTACATATTTTTCACTGATTTTGCTTTCATCACGAGCACTGTCGTCAATGGCCCCTACATACACTATTTTATATTTT
This sequence is a window from Microscilla marina ATCC 23134. Protein-coding genes within it:
- a CDS encoding ABC transporter ATP-binding protein — protein: MSTILQVENLSKSYVSGAKDLTVLKNVSFSLSAGSTVSIVGASGSGKTTLLGLCAGLDRASTGSIALNGIILDKLSEDERAAVRNQNVGFIFQNFQLIPTLTALENVMVPLELRKEKNARKKALQLLEKVGLASRHHHYASQLSGGEQQRVSLARAFSNHPKILFADEPTGNLDEETSQKVEKLLFDLNKETGTTLVLVTHDLELAQKTQRIIQLKGGEVISDQSVV
- a CDS encoding sugar transferase encodes the protein MLSRIIFLQERIGYQNQPFYIIKLKTMRDLRDEQGNLLPDKQRVTTIGKFLRKTSLDELPQLINILKGDMRLVGPRPLLPEYLPLYTPQQLKRHSVKPGITGWAQVNGRNSLTWQQKFELDLWYVENRSFRLDLKILWLTFLNIFRKRDGDELAEKFNGKN
- a CDS encoding DegT/DnrJ/EryC1/StrS family aminotransferase; this translates as MKSKRIYLSPPDLKGQELEHLQAALQSNWIAPIGPHLDKFEELLSRYLDDLPVVALNSGTAAIHLALRLLGVTEKDEVICPTFTFVATTNPVMYQKATPVLIDSELDTWNMCPVQLERAIEDRLKQGKPKPKAIIIVHLYGQPAQLTQLLAIAQKYEIPVIEDAAEALGSCYNGQKAGTWGHLGVISFNGNKIVTTSAGGALVTRHVSEAKKALFWATQSKDKAPYYQHSEVGYNYRLSNLLAAIGVGQMQQLEEKVAHRRRVFDYYQQNLPADVLSFQPELSGTFSNRWLTCIVLNQQKTSVTPLQLQKALEVENIESRPLWKPMHLQPLLRQCPYYGHTVAEGLFQQGLCLPSGASLQVADLDRIVQVIKRVLSV
- a CDS encoding S8 family peptidase, producing MLKLKHLFVTLIIFTLFTACNNNQEEVKPNNETTVEQTDISKLKAGDIIPGMYVVTYNSQNARLNLAGKNFRARKSTVRNYTSRLLKEDFKVPTKNIYKAYGTAIQGFSAKLTEKQVAALKKDPRIAAIEPDRILSINYKKEKKYFKAFAQSTPWGINRVGSASGAGKTAWVIDTGVDLDHPDLNVDVNRSVSFAGLYFWIWRIGDDTDPNDGNGHGTHVAGTIAAKNDGNGVVGVAYGATVVGVKVLGSGGSGSTSDIVDGIDYVAANASPGDVANLSLGGGVSTALDNAVINLGNTGVLVALAAGNENQNANNVSPARTNHPNVVTVSAMDSNDNFASFSNYGNAVDYCAPGVSVNSTWNNGGYRSISGTSMASPHVAGLLLLKGNTNLSTDGTVNGDPDGNADPIAVK